AGCCGCCAGATTGCTGCGATCGAAGCCGGCCAGACAATCGGCATCGGCGGTGGCGGCGCTGTGGCTGGCGAACCAGCGGATCACGCCATGGCTGGGCCGGGCGCCTCGCGGATCGGTGGTGTTGCCTGCCGGGAAATACAGGATCAGCGCGCAGCGGTTGTCGGAATAGCGCCAGAACACCGACCGGCCCTCGCGCCGCGCCAGCGCCGGGCGTCCGAAGCGGCTGGTGATGTCGGTCTGATCCAGCGCCATCACCTCGTCCAGCCCCACCCCGGCCACGCCCCCGGGCTTCGGCGCCGTGATGCTGGCGACACGCGCCTGCGGGCGCGCCTGGGTCATGCCGGTATCAGGAACACCGGTGGTCTGGCAGCCGGCAAGGGCGGGGCCGGCCAGGAACAGGGTTGCGATCATGGCCCGGAAACGGGGGGTATACCGGCGGGCGGTACACCCGGGGCGAGTGGGGCGGGTGTGTCTGCGAAGGGCGTCACGGACGGCGCAGCTCACGGGCTTCGCGCTCCCTGATCAGGGTGAAGAGATGGGTGAAGATGGCGGCCGAGATGATCGGCGCGGTCAGGTTGACGAACGGGATCGCGAACAGGAACGACACCGCCGCACCGTGGATGAACAACAGGCTGCGATGGCGCAGGCGCATGGCCTTGGCATCCGCCGGGCTCATCCGGCGCAACGCCGCCATTTCAAAGTATTCCCGGCTGAGCAGCACGCCGTTCAGGCACACGAACAGCACCAGGTTGAGCACCGGCACGAAATAGAGCGGCAGAACCAGGATGTTCAGGAACAGGGCGAACAGCCCGAAGCGCAGTCCTGACGCCAGCGACGGCCAGAAGCCGGCGCCCTTGGCCGGCGGCAGGCCGGGATAGCTGCGTGCCTCGACCACCTCGGCGACGTCGTCGATCAGCATCCCCATCACCGCCGAGGTGATCGGCACGAACAACAGCCAGGCCGAGATGACCACCACGGCGAAATCGCCGGCATAGGAGATCGTGGCATCCAGCCACGAGATGCCGGTCAGCCCGGTGGCGTCGATCCAGCCCACCGCCAGCCACCACAACAGACCCATCAGCACGGCGGAGCCGAAAATGCCGATGGCGAGCGGCCGCCACATGCGCGCGTCGTCGAGATTGCCGAGCGTGCGTCCGACCGTGGTGGTGATGAGCGCCATGATGCGCAACGTCTCCGGGGGACGGAAAAGCGGGGAAACAGACAAACAGACAAGGCTCGCGCAGGCGGCGCCCGGGCCGTGACAGCGGGCGCGTGCACCTGCGAAACCTGTTCGATTGATACGCTGTCCAAACGCCGCCGACAAGGCCGCAATTGTGGTTTGCGCCGCGGAAATCGCGCGCCCGCGTCGCACCGGGGGCGAAATCCGTCTATACTGTGCGCCGATGCTTGCGCATCCTGTGGTTGAGGATGCGCAACCCGTCTCCGTCACCGGCTCCAACCACCAGGGAATTCCGCCCCCATGACCGCAAAAAGCTATCACGTCCTCGGCCTCGGCAATGCCATCGTCGATATCCTGGCGCGCACGGATGACCCCTTCCTCACCGATCAGGGGATGGTGAAGGGAACGATGGCGCTGATCGACGCCGAGCGCGCCGAGGCGATCTATGCAGCGATGGGGCCGGCTGTGGAAAGCTCGGGCGGGTCGGCCGCCAATACCATTGCCGGCCTGTCGGCTCTGGGCGCTCGGACAGCCTTCATCGGCCGGGTCGCCGACGATCAGCTGGGCCGTGTGTTCGGGCATGATATCCGGGCGTTGGGGGTTGCCTATGGCACGCCGCCGGCCGCCGATGCCCCGCCCACGGCGCGCTGCTTCGTGCTGATCACGCCCGATGGACAGCGGACCATGAACACCTATCTGGGGGCCAGCGTTCACCTCTCGCCCGACGATGTCGACGAAAACGAAGTTGCCCGTGCCGAAATACTGTACGTGGAAGGCTATTTGTGGGATCTTGCACCCGCGAAGGAAGCCTGCCTCAAGGCGATGCGGGCGGCACGGCGCAGCGGAACACGGGTGGCGTTCAGCCTGTCCGACAAATTCTGCGTCGACCGCTTCCGTGGCGAATTCCACCAGCTTATCGACGACCATATCGACATCCTGTTCGCGAACGAAGCCGAAATCACCGCGCTTGCGGAGACCGACGACTTCGACGCGGCGATGCGTTCGGTGACGGGGCGGGTGGAAATTGCTGCACTGACCCGCAGCGAACATGGTTCGGTGATCGTGCCCCGCGAGGGAGCGCCGGTCGCCGTGGCCGCGAGCCCGGTGCCAGAGGTGATCGACACCACCGGCGCCGGTGATCTTTATGCGGCCGGTTTCCTTTACGGGCTGACCCACGGGTTCGATCTCGCGCGGTCCGCCCGACTCGGCGGCTTGGCCGCCGCCGGGATCATCGGCCAAATCGGCCCGCGCCCCCAGGGATCGATCGCCCGCCTCGTCGAGCGGTCGGCCTGAGCCAGAATCGGCCTGATTCTGGCCCCCGGGGCGGTCGCGGGCGGACGGCGGCACGCGACGTGCCGCCGCCATCTCTCAAGGCTTGTCAGACCCGTATGACCGTCCTGCGCAATCTCGCGATCATCGCCCACGTCGACCACGGCAAGACCACGCTGATCGACGCCCTGCTCCAGCAGAGTGGCGCCGTGCGCGCCCACCAGCAGCTCGCCGACCGGGCGATGGACTCGAACGATCTCGAGCGTGAGCGCGGCATCACCATCCTGGCCAAGTGCACGGCAGTCGCCTGGAAGGATTACCGCCTCAACATCGTCGACACCCCCGGCCATGCCGATTTCGGCGGTGAGGTCGAGCGGATCCTCGACATGGTGGATGGCGCCCTGCTGCTGGTCGATTCGGCCGAAAGCGTGCGGCCCCAGACCAAGTTCGTTCTGTCCAAGGCGCTGGCCAAGGGCCTGCGGCCGATCGTGGTGGTCAACAAGATGGACCGCCCCGACGCCCGCCCCGACACCGTGCTCAACGAGGTCTTCGACCTGTTCGCGGCGCTGGGCGCCGACGAGGAGCAGCTCGATTTCCGCGTCGTCTATGCCTCGGGCCGCTCAGGCTGGGCCTCGCTCGACGCCGTCACCTCGGGCGAGAACCTGCATCCGCTGCTCGACGTGATCGTCGAGCATGTGCCGGCGCCCGATGTCGACCGCGACGCGCCGTTCACCATGCTGGCGACCATGATCGAGAACGACCCCTATATCGGGCGCGTGCTCACCGGCCGCATCGTGTCGGGCGTGATCAAGGTCAACCAGCCGGTGCGCGCGCTTCGCCGCGACGGCACGGTGGTGGAAGACGCCCGGCTGACGAAGATCCTGCGCAGCGACGGGCTGAAGCGCGAATCGGTCGATACGGCGGAAGCCGGCGACATCGTCTCGATCGCGGGCCTGTCGAAGGCGACGGTCGCCGACACCATCGGCACCTCCACGATCACCGTGCCCCTGGCGGCCCGGCCGATCGACCCGCCGACCATGGCGGTCAGCATTTCGGTCAATGACAGTCCGCTGTCGGGCCAGGAAGGCGACAAGGTCACCTCGCGCATGATCCGCGACCGGCTGTTCCGCGAGGCGGAGAGCAATGTCGCGATCCGCGTGACCGAGCTGCCGAGCAAGGACGCCTATGAGGTCGCCGGTCGTGGCGAGCTTCAGCTTGGCGTGCTGGTCGAGACCATGCGCCGCGAGGGCTTCGAGATGTCGATCTCGCGCCCGCGCGTGCTGTTCCGCGAGAACGCCGAGACCGGTCAGCTCGAAGAGCCGATCGAAGAGGTGCATGTCGACGTCGACGAGGAATACACCGGCGTCGTGGTCGAGAAGATGAGCCTGCGCAAGGCCGAGATGACCGACATGACCCCGACCGGGGGCGGCAAGACCCGGATCGTGTTCATGGCGCCGTCGCGTGGCCTGATCGGCTATCGCAGCGAGTTCCTGTCGGATACCCGTGGCACTGGCGTTCTGAACCGCCTGTTCTCGCATTACGGCCCG
This genomic stretch from Tistrella bauzanensis harbors:
- a CDS encoding EI24 domain-containing protein, which produces MALITTTVGRTLGNLDDARMWRPLAIGIFGSAVLMGLLWWLAVGWIDATGLTGISWLDATISYAGDFAVVVISAWLLFVPITSAVMGMLIDDVAEVVEARSYPGLPPAKGAGFWPSLASGLRFGLFALFLNILVLPLYFVPVLNLVLFVCLNGVLLSREYFEMAALRRMSPADAKAMRLRHRSLLFIHGAAVSFLFAIPFVNLTAPIISAAIFTHLFTLIREREARELRRP
- a CDS encoding adenosine kinase — protein: MTAKSYHVLGLGNAIVDILARTDDPFLTDQGMVKGTMALIDAERAEAIYAAMGPAVESSGGSAANTIAGLSALGARTAFIGRVADDQLGRVFGHDIRALGVAYGTPPAADAPPTARCFVLITPDGQRTMNTYLGASVHLSPDDVDENEVARAEILYVEGYLWDLAPAKEACLKAMRAARRSGTRVAFSLSDKFCVDRFRGEFHQLIDDHIDILFANEAEITALAETDDFDAAMRSVTGRVEIAALTRSEHGSVIVPREGAPVAVAASPVPEVIDTTGAGDLYAAGFLYGLTHGFDLARSARLGGLAAAGIIGQIGPRPQGSIARLVERSA
- the typA gene encoding translational GTPase TypA, whose protein sequence is MTVLRNLAIIAHVDHGKTTLIDALLQQSGAVRAHQQLADRAMDSNDLERERGITILAKCTAVAWKDYRLNIVDTPGHADFGGEVERILDMVDGALLLVDSAESVRPQTKFVLSKALAKGLRPIVVVNKMDRPDARPDTVLNEVFDLFAALGADEEQLDFRVVYASGRSGWASLDAVTSGENLHPLLDVIVEHVPAPDVDRDAPFTMLATMIENDPYIGRVLTGRIVSGVIKVNQPVRALRRDGTVVEDARLTKILRSDGLKRESVDTAEAGDIVSIAGLSKATVADTIGTSTITVPLAARPIDPPTMAVSISVNDSPLSGQEGDKVTSRMIRDRLFREAESNVAIRVTELPSKDAYEVAGRGELQLGVLVETMRREGFEMSISRPRVLFRENAETGQLEEPIEEVHVDVDEEYTGVVVEKMSLRKAEMTDMTPTGGGKTRIVFMAPSRGLIGYRSEFLSDTRGTGVLNRLFSHYGPHKGDMEGRRNGVLVSNSTGEAVAYALWNLEERGMLFVEPQTKIYGGMLVGEHNRGNDLDVNALKAKQLTNIRSSGKDDAIRLTPPKLMSLEEAIAYIEEDELIEVTPKSIRLRKRYLDPNERKRAARAGDSA